AGGAGGCCGTGCCAGCTTCTGTGCAAGGCCCCGTGCCCTTCCTGCTGCGGCTGTGTcggcagccctgggggctccttctgctgccctgagcccgcAGAGCAGGGCAGCGTTTGCCCATGGTGTGAGCCCTTCCAAAAGATCCTGTCCCAGGGCCGTCTTAGACACTTGGGGCGAGGGATTCCTTCCAACCTGGGCCactttggctgggctgggagcggCCCCATGGTTGGTGGTGCTGTGTCTTAGGGCCCTTTGTGACACGGTGCAGCAGCATAGTCACCGTGGGATGGAATGGGACAGGGAGTCAAAGGGCCCTTTGTGACATGTGGTGGCATAGGTGCTGGTGGTGACACAGCCATGCCACAGTGGTTGGAGTACACcgcaggacaggacagagcgGTGTCGTGAGGAGGCCTGACACAGCACACTGGTTTGTGTCTGCCTTGGAGCTTTTCCGAGGTGGTATTCCTACAGATGACCTCAAGGCTAGACCACAATCCGTGACAAGGAGCCTCCTGACCTTTGGCAGGAGCCCTTGAGACCAGAGTGCAGGACTTGCTGTCCTGAActcttcccagcactgcagttgTCCAGGTGCCTTCCAAGCACGAATGCAGGACTTGCAGACTCAGAGGTTTCAGAAGCATCACTTCTGCAAGTTCCCATAAATCCAGTCACTGACATGGAGCAGAGACCCCCCAAGAGTTCCCAAGTTGGCCTGGGTAGAGGAGGAAGaaggccctggagctgccccagcacaggagacTGAAGAGGTGGAGCAGTTCCCACCACCACAGGAGGGTGGGTGAAAGAAGCTGTgccacagggctgctgcctACAGCTAGCTGggccccatcccatcccctcccctcccctctcatTACATCCCATCTTATTtcatcccatccctggggatgtgCCCATGGACAGGACGGAAGAGAGTTGGAAAAGACATGGAGCAGAGACCTCCAAGAGTGCCCAAGCTGGCCTGggtggaggaagaagaagaaggtcctggagctgccccagcacaggagacTGAAGAGGTGGAGCAGTTCCAGCTGCCACAGGAGGGtgagtggcagagctgggacacatggcttgtgcctgctgctggctaGGCCCCATtgcatcccatcccatccatgcTCTGGGGACATACTCCTGGATAGGACAGAAGAAGGGCTGGGGCTGAAGCCCGCAGTGGCCGTGATCCATCTACTGGGGcatcctggggctgtcccagcctggggagTGCAGGGCTGGGCCGTGTTCTCCGGCctctcccacagcccctcagctctggcCGCTCTCGCTCTTTGCCAGATGCAGCCATGGACGGGACACAAGAGCAGGACCCCAGGCGTGGCCTCTTCCGCAGGACAGCGCAGGTACCTGCAGCCATCCCCACCTGGGCTGggcctgctgtcactgctcagccGAGCACTGTGCTTGGAGCACTCCATGGAGCATCCCTGGCTTCCTACCCTTTGTTCTCCTATTGGACTTGCAAATTCATGCCATGGGCACTGGATACATGGAAAACAACATCTACACCAACACCACCAGTGCTGCCATGCTGGATTTGAGTTTGGAGAAGGGTGTTTCCATTCCAAAACAAGAAGCTGGTGGCCAGGGTTTCACTTCTCTGTAATTGCTTGGGCTCCCAAGCCTACTGTCTCTGTGAGGCTTTCAGGGTATCTCAGTGGGGTGGGAAGGGTAGCACCTCTCTGGGGAAGTTGGGGACATTTCTCCCTCTGGCAGCTTTCCAAGTCTCCCTGTGCCTTCTCCAGGTGCCTGCCATAGTGAGGTACATCCACCAGTGGCTCCTGGTCAATGAGTCTGCTCAGCACAGGATGGACCAGACCCTGCTGGATCTCACCGAGGCACAGCCCACTGATGTGGTGATGACTGTCCTGCGTGTGGCCCCATCATGTGACAGGTATGGGGCCCACCTGCCCAGAGGGCTCACCCTGTACAGCCTGTCCCAGGTGTGCCTGACCAAAGGAGAATTCACGGCCCTCTGGCTActccctttcccagcactggCATGTCAGTCTCTAAGCCTGCTGCcatgctccctccctgcccctcaggggtctgtccccatggggctgggctgcctgggtgctgctggagaggggcagtgggcagaggcagagctaacagccagctcagctccccactgctgccagggacACGGTGCCGTGTCCAAGGTCCCCCTGAGAGAGAGTTCtgaccctgcagagctgctttgtcCATGTGGAAGACCATCATGTGCTCACCCAGGACTGTGGGGCCGGTGCAGCTGCTACTCCTTGATGTGCTGGGGAACTGGCCAGTGCACAGCACATGCACCACTGATGGGGACAAAAGGGATGTCTTTGCCCTTGCTGTGAGTTTCTGGAACTGGCCCCTGCTCACCCCAAGGccacctctccagcagctctccatccTCCTTCCCCCACTGCATATCCCTAAGTCTTGCACTGGAATGAAGCCTGGCCTAGGGGCAGCTTCAGGGACACCAGGCCCAGTGCTCCCCCTGCGTCTCCCCTGGCCTCTCCCTGCCATGCTCATGCCCTGCCACAGCGACACCTCGGCACTGAGCGCTGTCTCAGGACACTTTGTCCTTTGCAGGCAACTGTGGTGATGTGGAAGATCCTGCAGGTGCCCCTTGTCCCACATGTACTGGCAGTGTACTTCCCCTGCCTTTTTGTCCATCTGCTCTTCCAAGTGTTCCACAGCACTTTGGATATGCCAGAGGAGGTAGATGCCTTCTGGAAGGCATGCCAGGAGCAACACAGCCTTGCCACCAGCCCCAACAGGTGCTGCATCACAGTCCTCCTGtgcctgccacagccccagggtAGGAGCCGGTGCTCCTACCATGACCTGGGCTTTGCTCTGCACACAGGTTTGCAGTGCAGACCCTGAAGTCCCTGCTCTGCCAAATGCAGTATGAGAACGTGGTGGTGGCAATGGAGCGCAAGCGTGGCTGGGACACgctgctctgtgctgacaccCACCACTATGCCGTGGGCCTGCTGGCCAGGTGAGACCCCCTTCTCCTCAACTGTCCCTGGAATTTCTGCCCTATGCTTGGGTTGTCCCATAAAGTCATTGTGGTCATGGGCCAGATGGCCCTATTACTATGGGACAGCCAAAGAgactggaaaaggctgggagaggGTGCCAAGGAGCAGCTGCCTTCCAAAGGGCCCAGGTCCCCTTTGCAGGATGGTGGGGAATAATCGGACCATTGTGAGTCAGTCCAGGGAGATGTCTGCCCTCTTGGCTCAGGGTCTTGATTTCCTTTTCAACTCCCAGTGAGATGCGCCAGGCATCCATACCCTCGTGTTCCAGTATTGCATTCTACCTGCTTGGGCTGCTCAGTAGAAGGCAACTACACTGGGATCTGCCTGCCCTGGCATTCCTTGTGGAGGTGAGCCTGAAGGCCAGTGCTGCCTCGCTGAGCtgcctcccagctctctccctcTCGTAGCCACAGCTGCCTGCAACggtgcctgtgccctgtgcGGCTGCTGCCTGGGCCGGGCCCTGTGCGGTTCTGGGCTCTTGTTGTCCAGATcccctgtcactgccctgtgcctttCAGGTTCTGGATTGCCTGGATTTGAGTGAATGCAGGGACACTGTTCTGGAGATGCTGTCAAAGAATCTACAGAGTGAGTGCACGGACAGGCATCGCCTGGCTCTCAGGGCGTTCCTTGTGCTCATTAAGGATTCCTCTACGGTGAGAAGGGGGCAAAGGCTGAAGCCGTGCGGGCAGCGTGGGGCTGGGGAAATGCAGTTGCTTGGGAttcaggagctgaggcagctgctcccagctctgctgcctctcagtTCATCCGCCTGAGTGCTTCAGGCTGCAGGTTGGCATTAAACAGACTAGTGTTCCACATAGGCCAAACAGCTGTGGATCCTGACTGAAAGTCTTGTGGAGCTCCTGCGGGAAACAGATGCAGACGTGGTTGCGATGACAGTCATGGTACTCAGCCTTATATTCTTGGATGAAAACATGCCCATACCCAGCTCCATTGCCTTCCAGCTGGCTGAGGCCCTCCTGCCACTCTTTGACCATGTAAGACGCTGTGcccccagccacagccactgGGGGCTGCCCTGGCACTCGGTGCCCTGCAGGTTTTCAGGCCTGCACCCAGATCAGCTCTGAACAG
The genomic region above belongs to Sylvia atricapilla isolate bSylAtr1 chromosome 7, bSylAtr1.pri, whole genome shotgun sequence and contains:
- the LOC136363793 gene encoding LOW QUALITY PROTEIN: maestro heat-like repeat-containing protein family member 7 (The sequence of the model RefSeq protein was modified relative to this genomic sequence to represent the inferred CDS: inserted 1 base in 1 codon; substituted 1 base at 1 genomic stop codon) → MEQRPPRVPKLAWVEEEEEGPGAAPAQETEEVEQFQLPQEDAAMDGTQEQDPRRGLFRRTAQVPAIVRYIHQWLLVNESAQHRMDQTLLDLTEAQPTDVVMTVLRVAPSCDRTVGPVQLLLLDVLGNWPVHSTCTTDGDKRDVFALAATVVMWKILQVPLVPHVLAVYFPCLFVHLLFQVFHSTLDMPEEVDAFWKACQEQHSLATSPNRCCITVLLCLPQPQGXEPVLLPXPGLCSAHRFAVQTLKSLLCQMQYENVVVAMERKRGWDTLLCADTHHYAVGLLASEMRQASIPSCSSIAFYLLGLLSRRQLHWDLPALAFLVEVLDCLDLSECRDTVLEMLSKNLQSECTDRHRLALRAFLVLIKDSSTAKQLWILTESLVELLRETDADVVAMTVMVLSLIFLDENMPIPSSIAFQLAEALLPLFDHDNSHVQLLSMILFQEMQDFLEEEGKKPFKVHVRQSLLPLFFHCHDENQHVAEVSQETLLCAAKFLKKRKLEKLVRKKKLWKFSECLLTDDRSRAAETLRQALPYLESPQEPLREAALRFIGIAGRYLRGQREELELIYKALEDMADDISPDISNLAIQTFYMLQAVDRSRYSIFENLQDQLRRVWMTWPRLSGLGWLRCWSSAEG